From Oceanococcus sp. HetDA_MAG_MS8, one genomic window encodes:
- a CDS encoding DUF4105 domain-containing protein codes for MPSVLLRHLLALTLYLGCCTAAQADLLSALEQARDLQLADDPQWRQLLHWPADQRHSEVRDANFWLSEAAQPAAELAATLWALSQPGPYTEQHPLCRFPARRAFLQSRLDWSTTANPLEVCELLAEWQAMVRPTRVTLVFPAYHLNSPSSMFGHTLLRLDPPADPGWSDWLSFSVSFGADITQQDNSMLYAWKGLTGGYPGRFIVSPYFEKIQEYNGIENRDVWEYPLDLSPVETTRMVRHLWELKDIAFDYYFFDKNCSYRVLEMLEIARPGLELTEDFRWTAIPIDTIRAVGEAGLITRQDYRPARGTRLEARLAALPPEQQPWVKKLAADTSLLDHPDFQSLPAEQQAVIIDTAYEYLRFNNSKAALQPAVAARSHRLLRAINAGVATQPADPPRPGAPEESHHSRQLSLRLGERDGQGFSELGLRWSFHDLDDNAHGFLRGAQINIGAMRLRWAQDQLQLQQLDLVNILSLTPRDAFFSPWSWGVRFGLERAPFTLAQDLDWHLSGGGGGSWFWGRRWQSFALLQARVDAPWHMDRDPHLGLGPDLGLLYHGSNTHLLLRATQRWESTGLTEQEATLRATWHLGRQHSLRLNLTQAGPQGQTVPEYWLGWQHFFD; via the coding sequence ATGCCATCTGTCTTGCTGCGCCATCTGCTGGCGCTGACGCTGTATCTGGGTTGCTGCACCGCCGCTCAGGCTGATCTGCTCTCTGCCCTCGAGCAGGCCCGCGACCTGCAATTGGCCGATGACCCGCAATGGCGTCAGCTTTTGCACTGGCCTGCCGACCAGCGCCACTCTGAGGTCCGCGACGCCAATTTCTGGCTCAGCGAAGCAGCCCAGCCGGCTGCCGAACTGGCCGCGACCCTCTGGGCTCTGAGCCAGCCCGGCCCCTACACCGAGCAGCACCCTCTGTGTCGGTTCCCGGCCCGCCGTGCTTTTTTGCAATCACGCCTGGATTGGTCCACGACCGCCAACCCTTTGGAAGTGTGCGAGCTGTTGGCCGAGTGGCAGGCTATGGTTCGACCGACCCGCGTGACGCTGGTATTCCCGGCGTATCACTTAAACAGCCCCTCTTCCATGTTTGGTCATACGCTGCTGCGTCTGGACCCACCGGCTGATCCGGGCTGGAGCGATTGGCTGAGCTTCTCGGTGAGCTTCGGCGCCGATATCACCCAACAAGACAATTCCATGCTGTATGCCTGGAAGGGCTTGACCGGGGGCTATCCGGGACGGTTCATCGTCAGCCCCTACTTTGAGAAAATCCAGGAGTACAACGGCATCGAGAATCGCGATGTTTGGGAGTACCCGCTGGATCTCAGCCCGGTAGAGACCACGCGAATGGTGCGCCACCTGTGGGAACTCAAAGACATTGCCTTCGATTACTACTTCTTCGATAAGAACTGCTCCTACCGGGTGTTAGAGATGCTGGAGATTGCCCGTCCGGGTTTAGAGCTCACCGAAGACTTTCGCTGGACGGCCATCCCCATCGACACCATCCGCGCCGTGGGCGAGGCGGGGCTTATCACCCGCCAGGACTACAGGCCGGCGCGCGGCACTCGGCTGGAGGCGAGGCTGGCGGCACTGCCACCAGAGCAGCAACCCTGGGTCAAAAAGCTGGCCGCCGATACCAGCCTGCTAGACCACCCCGACTTTCAGTCACTGCCCGCAGAGCAACAAGCTGTAATCATTGATACCGCCTACGAATACTTGCGGTTCAACAACAGCAAAGCGGCATTACAGCCCGCCGTCGCCGCCCGCAGTCACCGACTGCTGCGGGCCATCAATGCTGGCGTGGCTACGCAGCCAGCAGACCCTCCGCGCCCTGGCGCCCCCGAAGAATCCCACCACAGCCGCCAACTCAGTTTGCGGCTGGGTGAACGCGATGGCCAGGGCTTTTCCGAACTGGGGCTGCGTTGGTCCTTTCATGATCTGGATGACAATGCGCACGGCTTCTTGCGTGGCGCTCAGATCAATATCGGCGCCATGCGCCTGCGCTGGGCTCAGGATCAGCTGCAACTGCAGCAACTGGATCTGGTGAACATCCTTAGCCTCACCCCGCGTGACGCCTTTTTCAGCCCCTGGAGCTGGGGCGTGCGCTTTGGGCTGGAGCGAGCCCCCTTCACCCTAGCTCAGGATTTGGATTGGCACCTCAGCGGAGGCGGCGGCGGTAGCTGGTTCTGGGGGCGCCGTTGGCAGAGCTTCGCCCTACTCCAGGCCCGCGTCGATGCCCCCTGGCATATGGACCGCGACCCGCATCTGGGGCTGGGCCCCGACTTGGGGCTGCTCTACCACGGCTCCAATACGCATTTACTCCTGCGCGCCACCCAGCGCTGGGAGAGTACTGGCCTG
- a CDS encoding DUF3015 domain-containing protein, whose translation MKKVLIGGVLLAASGMAMAEAPGGPNCGWGNMVFQGQSGLIPHLGASLTNGTSGNATFGMTSGTNGCSTDGRLTYGGKEMISSLMGELTEDVARGEGDALNAVAAVLGVAAEDRAHFAQVTHQNFERIFPSADTDVDSVIAALYAVMAEDQRLAAYAA comes from the coding sequence ATGAAAAAAGTACTGATCGGTGGCGTCTTGCTGGCTGCATCTGGCATGGCTATGGCCGAGGCACCAGGTGGCCCGAATTGTGGTTGGGGGAACATGGTGTTCCAGGGCCAGTCGGGATTGATCCCGCATCTGGGCGCTTCGCTGACCAATGGCACCTCGGGTAATGCCACCTTCGGCATGACCTCCGGAACCAATGGCTGTTCCACCGACGGTCGCCTGACCTACGGCGGCAAGGAAATGATCAGCTCCCTGATGGGCGAGCTGACCGAAGACGTAGCCCGTGGTGAAGGCGATGCTCTGAACGCAGTCGCCGCGGTGCTGGGCGTTGCTGCCGAAGATCGCGCTCATTTCGCGCAGGTCACGCATCAAAACTTCGAGCGCATCTTCCCCTCTGCTGATACCGACGTGGATAGCGTCATCGCGGCTCTGTATGCCGTGATGGCCGAAGACCAGCGTTTGGCTGCCTACGCCGCCTAA
- a CDS encoding MFS transporter encodes MISVLVPVSALLMGAALLLGGVGILNTVLALRGSAEGFSDSVIGLVLSAYFAGFLLGTWLGPKIINRVGHIRAFALFSAVASSATLLHVLLIDAWAWAILRVLTGVAMVGLYAVIESWMSVVAPRDQRGTVFASYMVVNFSALAASQGALIWLPTEGFAIFSLAAILITLALTPVVLTGLAQPALGPDTRFGATRLLKIAPLAAVGALLSGVATSAVWGMVPLMLGKLGQAPSAIGPLMIVIIMSGALAQIPVGHLGDRVDRRWVLLGLSLVATVAGVLIYLSIAAGMDVAWLLPGLALLGASGFCVYPACVALCNDHLRPEEIVAAASSLLLFHGGGAVLGPIIAGAMMQWSGPQGLGLYFALSWGTLGAYAAWRSAVARRPKQQRSGFAWMLRTTPVVLEMLEDDIDA; translated from the coding sequence ATGATTTCCGTGCTGGTTCCTGTTTCCGCATTACTCATGGGCGCAGCTTTGTTGCTGGGCGGTGTTGGTATTTTGAATACCGTACTCGCCCTGCGCGGTAGCGCTGAGGGTTTTAGCGACTCGGTCATCGGTTTGGTGCTGTCGGCTTATTTCGCCGGGTTTTTACTGGGCACCTGGCTGGGGCCGAAGATCATTAACCGGGTGGGGCATATCCGTGCTTTTGCCTTGTTCTCCGCTGTTGCGTCCAGCGCCACCTTGCTGCATGTGTTGCTTATCGATGCCTGGGCCTGGGCCATCTTGCGGGTGCTGACCGGCGTGGCCATGGTTGGGCTTTACGCGGTCATCGAAAGCTGGATGAGCGTGGTGGCGCCGCGCGATCAGCGCGGCACCGTTTTTGCCAGTTATATGGTGGTGAACTTCAGTGCCTTGGCCGCATCTCAAGGCGCTTTGATTTGGCTGCCCACAGAGGGTTTCGCCATTTTCTCCCTGGCGGCTATCTTGATTACTTTGGCCCTGACACCGGTGGTGCTCACTGGTCTGGCACAACCAGCCCTAGGACCGGACACACGTTTTGGCGCGACGCGCCTGCTGAAGATCGCACCTTTGGCAGCCGTTGGTGCCTTGCTATCGGGTGTCGCGACTTCAGCAGTATGGGGCATGGTGCCCTTGATGCTGGGCAAGCTGGGGCAAGCACCGTCCGCCATTGGTCCACTGATGATTGTGATCATCATGTCAGGTGCTTTGGCCCAGATCCCTGTCGGCCATCTGGGCGATCGTGTGGACCGCCGCTGGGTGCTGCTGGGCTTGAGTTTGGTGGCGACCGTGGCGGGTGTGCTGATCTACCTCAGCATAGCGGCTGGGATGGATGTGGCTTGGTTGTTACCAGGTTTGGCTCTGCTGGGTGCAAGTGGATTTTGCGTATACCCGGCCTGTGTAGCCCTGTGTAATGACCACTTGCGTCCGGAAGAGATCGTCGCTGCCGCATCTAGTTTGCTGCTTTTTCACGGCGGCGGCGCTGTGCTTGGTCCCATTATCGCGGGCGCTATGATGCAGTGGTCCGGGCCGCAAGGGCTAGGCCTTTACTTTGCTCTGTCCTGGGGCACTTTGGGGGCATATGCTGCGTGGCGTTCCGCCGTTGCAAGGCGGCCCAAGCAGCAACGCAGCGGCTTTGCCTGGATGCTCCGCACCACACCGGTGGTGCTGGAAATGCTCGAAGACGATATCGACGCTTGA
- a CDS encoding 4'-phosphopantetheinyl transferase superfamily protein codes for MTEAMVVLPAAAHHTISLPLGPGHKMVDCELIFAHAADKAQARAQAFADLGAHVLRQPEQRHWPIHAHAYLEDAPQWLVSLSHTRREAVLVASSDRSLRGWGVDIESTARLLHRNPAKRVAHPEDAPSWAALPLAHWTLKEAVYKALDSTRALVEPERRSPLLSELVIGQTQWRWAVDEDYRGACSVMQIASPHGDLWCALATVWG; via the coding sequence ATGACGGAAGCCATGGTTGTACTGCCCGCTGCGGCACACCACACCATCAGTCTGCCACTGGGTCCTGGGCACAAGATGGTGGACTGTGAGTTGATTTTCGCCCATGCCGCGGACAAAGCGCAGGCAAGGGCGCAGGCCTTCGCCGATTTAGGTGCGCATGTGCTCAGGCAACCTGAGCAGCGCCATTGGCCCATCCACGCCCATGCATACTTGGAAGATGCTCCGCAGTGGTTGGTTTCACTCAGCCATACGCGGCGCGAAGCCGTGCTCGTTGCCAGTTCCGATCGCAGCCTGCGTGGCTGGGGCGTGGATATCGAGTCGACCGCGCGCCTGCTTCACCGTAATCCTGCGAAGCGTGTGGCGCATCCCGAGGATGCGCCAAGCTGGGCGGCACTGCCCTTGGCTCATTGGACTTTGAAAGAGGCGGTTTATAAAGCTTTAGATAGCACGCGGGCGCTGGTAGAGCCCGAACGTCGATCACCCTTGTTGAGCGAGCTGGTTATTGGTCAGACGCAGTGGCGTTGGGCGGTGGATGAGGACTATAGAGGTGCATGTTCGGTGATGCAGATCGCCAGCCCTCACGGTGATTTATGGTGCGCCCTGGCGACGGTCTGGGGCTGA
- a CDS encoding YitT family protein, producing the protein MSKAPQRHPLHEDLLAFVSTTVMVSLGVYLLSQAGLITGGIAGLSLLVSELTGLSFGLLFTVLNAPFYILAVMELGWRFTINTICCVGMVSIFAEQLYRVLEINSLNPAFAAVAGGMLIGFGMLIVFRHQASLGGVGIMAYYLQNRLGWRAGVVQMVVDAGIFAVGLFVLPWPQLLVSLLGAFTLNSVLAVNHRPGRYRVA; encoded by the coding sequence ATGTCTAAAGCCCCCCAGCGCCACCCGCTGCATGAGGATCTACTGGCCTTTGTCAGTACCACCGTCATGGTAAGCCTCGGGGTGTACTTACTCTCTCAGGCCGGTCTGATCACTGGCGGCATTGCTGGTCTGTCTTTGCTGGTTAGTGAGCTCACCGGATTGAGCTTTGGCTTGCTCTTCACCGTGTTGAATGCCCCCTTCTACATCCTGGCAGTGATGGAGTTGGGTTGGCGCTTCACTATCAACACCATTTGCTGCGTGGGCATGGTGTCTATTTTTGCCGAGCAGTTATATCGCGTCTTAGAGATCAACTCCCTCAACCCCGCCTTCGCTGCTGTCGCGGGCGGTATGCTCATCGGCTTTGGTATGTTGATTGTGTTTCGTCACCAGGCCAGTCTGGGTGGCGTGGGCATCATGGCTTATTACCTGCAAAACCGGCTGGGATGGCGCGCGGGAGTTGTGCAAATGGTGGTCGATGCGGGCATTTTCGCCGTGGGGCTATTCGTGCTGCCTTGGCCACAGCTCCTGGTGTCATTGTTAGGTGCCTTTACGCTCAATAGCGTACTCGCCGTCAACCACCGTCCGGGGCGCTACCGCGTCGCCTAG